Proteins encoded by one window of Xenopus tropicalis strain Nigerian chromosome 6, UCB_Xtro_10.0, whole genome shotgun sequence:
- the LOC116411773 gene encoding uncharacterized protein LOC116411773 — MFVQRQNREACGKPSCAAVMGPRYSYLLIILMTIGILTHHCDCAPVLKIKNFDVLHHQLTLRPNTRSLIPCKFAAVRPIDATKMVLEWGKISGDDGKYTPLIQLNSDGVKTFSEDGKKYELFVPLVRKGNCTLVIKPTGATDNGAYEVWMTLDGELYESFSRTRITVSGGSRALGSRAEAPTTKMTPTAIKNTAAMNSKEPIGVKNSSNFFALLLEKHGKSAIIVVIAVLSFLTLTSVTSLVVCCLYCCSGDEEPSADEETPKESTPQTTQEETSLQVEDETTSETSGQKRGEIVSYEREEPAKYSTSESEPDSSYKGTDTESDLSDSG; from the exons ATGTTTGTACAGCGGCAGAACCGTGAGGCCTGTGGGAAACCCTCCTGTGCGGCAGTGATGGGCCCCAGGTATTCCTATTTATTGATCATTTTGATGACCATTGGAATCCTCACGCACCATTGTGATTGTGCACCAGTTCTGAAGATCAAAAATTTTGATGTTTTACATCATCAACTGACTCTGAGGCCAAATACCCGGAGTCTTATTCCCTGCAAGTTTGCTGCAGTGCGTCCAATAGATGCAACCAAAATGGTACTTGAATGGGGTAAAATCTCTGGAGATGATGGAAAATACACCCCTCTTATCCAGCTGAATAGCGATGGAGTCAAAACTTTCTCAGAGGACGGCAAGAAATATGAGCTTTTTGTACCCCTTGTAAGGAAAGGGAACTGCACCTTGGTTATCAAACCCACCGGTGCTACAGACAATGGAGCTTATGAAGTTTGGATGACACTAGATGGAGAGCTGTATGAATCGTTTTCCCGAACCAGAATTACAGTTTCGGGTGGGTCACGGGCATTAGGGTCCCGTGCAGAAGCTCCAACTACCAAAATGACCCCAACAGCCATAAAGAATACGGCTGCAATGAACTCTAAAGAGCCAATAGGAGTCAAGAACAGCAGTAACTTCTTTGCTTTACTTCTTGAAAAACATGGAAAATCGGCAATTATTGTGGTGATAGCGGTTCTATCATTTCTTACACTGACCTCAGTGACATCCCTGGTTGTATG TTGTCTATATTGCTGCTCGGGAGATGAAGAGCCATCTGCGGATGAAGAGACCCCAAAGGAGAGCACCCCACAAACAACTCAAGA GGAGACCAGTCTCCAAGTTGAGGATGAGACCACATCTGAAACATCTGGTCAGAAAAGGGGTGAAATAGTATCATATGAGAGAGAAGAGCCTGCTAAATATTCTACTTCGGAATCAGAACCAGACTCGTCATATAAAGGAACAGATACTGAGTCAGACTTAAGTGACTCGGGATAA
- the jcad gene encoding junctional protein associated with coronary artery disease, giving the protein MFSVEDLLVSHGYKVSKNSSSSYQPRSEGYQQDPTDSRTGNGMVNGYQADPEVFAVDPYPLAKGFYGDSDKNSRRQLSSTGHPRGQRCLEACHTSETGLSDRPQNERAHWAKADKDIQYWRRRGQDFSLLLGQGTNEDKEKLRSSTDSEGKPRCNIFDKNTREAAKDVVEAMETVRGNTVYDNWKPSLEEQWGKINKFVMKATKTSERTMSESSGEKLLQDFISFNQVDNTVGCPNKLKSLSLPKGLSPDSINHISLPAVKGENYALKEDKTQVQSNCGTNSDSDGNSSSKQKYSRPSKPPSYEVHQQTWGVVDANEGSDHQQKDELHSVARVQDLPQESCSQDSGLEPPNYIPPPSYKSPPLQHATNQSFNKVPSIHHYRPNNPVAKTSTKDKSPTNSHDSDILYNKPADQRHTDNYIHSVQYIPFDDPRIKHIPLSHEAEKQRHHNHATDMKDTFWVAHTSQEGHLQDRESAFIDFKSAKLNYGKREGIKHKQWMHISIPGQICCSLPETREGSTACSLPESSDPSDRLTLKKTHSDSACEIVTKVKKFEPEACLHNRKSSKRKLNETIFCLVSIPIKSDSAPSDMCKNNKILADNVDRMNMLKHSNGGLFEERLLSASSSDLELQTLTGNMNNKVELRKHEQSKTEENKQANDLRCADPRKHRDLAYSGSWPGDQYKDQQTQTVFSDIQNSKCHNGTKANEPHNKFAHKSQCSSESGLEKPSARQNMFSIKGQMSLSPSSNSAFSRTSLLITHMPKTEQCQRPEHGNERAEGKEKIATGKYEKKESESESFCNKKEVFGQFLLKPVNRRPWDAISELESLNKEFQDQENCSNDGDRSSLKEQTKESNIDMAAIRSEMVANKRHVIEVEEVPVFEPSQVRCMSESWYPEKLKCDKVRSGAELPKSAQMKDGKSIPEKLSDGCVKIEKQVQNKRIGTTINLHTVHTPNVDQKDIAVQINPSNIQIDKAPHAPESSCRVFRQVRSQFEHSEISAKCSQVEDKAIRKLSQNNGSPGLSLPDLNQHFITANHNGEFHEPQSDSEIPENESLQERATRILGIDVADDSLVSTGSSEGQSPENLAFSAVAQNEAKLKGNVCEIKLPAKESPEVCNSVLQPHMHVNKDVENLAQVLDQPFIHQPVYLPSEVSAFRNCEKKVRNTSKMIETLQGKLASTPPRTAVDRLARMKEVDSVSRMRRLSIKSTDSGDEVEDDKQSHRGQDLGSRKFSAGSIYKRVISLDESLLITTKSREKFELSFADSYDPTRVERV; this is encoded by the exons GTTATCTGACAGACCTCAAAATGAAAGAGCACACTGGGCAAAGGCTGATAAGGATATCCAGTACTGGAGAAGGAGAGGCCAAGACTTCAGCTTATTATTAGGACAAGGGACTAATGAAGACAAAGAAAAATTAAGATCCTCCACCGATTCTGAAGGGAAACCGAGGTGCAATATTTTCGATAAAAACACCAGGGAAGCGGCAAAGGACGTGGTCGAAGCCATGGAAACTGTGAGAGGCAACACTGTCTATGACAACTGGAAACCATCACTGGAAGAGCAGTGGGGGAAAATAAACAAATTTGTGATGAAGGCTACAAAAACCTCAGAAAGAACAATGTCAGAAAGCAGTGGTGAGAAGCTGCTCCAAGACTTCATCTCATTTAACCAAGTAGACAACACTGTTGGCTGCCCCAATAAGCTGAAATCCCTGTCATTGCCCAAAGGCCTTTCCCCCGACAGTATAAATCACATTAGTCTGCCAGCTGTTAAAGGTGAAAACTACGCACTGAAGGAGGATAAAACCCAGGTGCAAAGTAACTGTGGTACCAATTCGGACTCAGACGGAAATTCATCCTCAAAACAAAAGTATAGCAGACCCTCCAAACCTCCCTCATATGAAGTCCATCAGCAAACGTGGGGAGTAGTGGATGCAAATGAAGGTTCAGATCATCAACAAAAAGATGAACTTCACTCCGTTGCCAGAGTACAAGATCTCCCCCAAGAATCCTGTTCTCAAGACTCAGGCCTGGAACCTCCCAATTACATACCTCCACCCTCATACAAATCTCCCCCTCTTCAGCATGCTACCAATCAATCTTTTAACAAAGTGCCTAGCATTCATCACTACAGGCCAAATAATCCGGTGGCAAAAACCAGCACAAAGGACAAATCTCCCACCAATTCTCATGATAGTGACATCCTATACAATAAGCCAGCTGACCAGAGGCACACTGATAATTATATTCATTCTGTACAATACATTCCTTTTGATGACCCCCGTATCAAGCATATACCATTAAGTCATGAAGCGGAAAAACAAAGACACCACAATCACGCCACTGATATGAAGGATACTTTCTGGGTTGCACACACAAGTCAGGAAGGTCATCTTCAAGACAGAGAAAGTGCCTTTATAGATTTTAAAAGTGCAAAACTTAATTATGGGAAAAGAGAAGGAATTAAACACAAGCAGTGGATGCACATCTCTATCCCAGGTCAGATATGCTGCTCGTTGCCTGAAACCAGAGAGGGGTCCACTGCGTGTAGCTTACCAGAAAGCAGTGACCCCTCTGACAGGCTAACTTTAAAAAAGACACATTCAGACAGCGCTTGTGAAATAGTCACAAAGGTGAAGAAGTTTGAACCTGAAGCGTGTCTTCACAACAGGAAAAGTTCAAAGCGAAAGTTGAACGAAACAATATTTTGCTTAGTGTCGATTCCAATCAAATCTGATTCTGCCCCATCAGATATGTGCAAGAACAACAAGATTTTAGCAGACAATGTGGACAGGATGAATATGTTAAAACACAGCAATGGGGGACTGTTTGAAGAGAGACTTTTAAGTGCGTCTTCCAGTGATTTGGAGCTACAAACCCTTACAGGAAACATGAACAATAAAGTGGAGCTGCGAAAACACGAGCAGTCCAAAACAGAGGAAAATAAACAAGCGAATGACCTCAGATGTGCAGATCCAAGGAAGCATAGAGATCTTGCCTATTCTGGTTCTTGGCCAGGTGACCAGTACAAAGACCAGCAAACTCAAACTGTGTTTAGCGACATACAAAATTCAAAATGTCATAATGGAACAAAAGCAAATGAGCCGCACAATAAGTTTGCTCATAAGTCTCAGTGTAGCTCTGAAAGCGGACTAGAAAAGCCAAGTGCCAGGCAAAATATGTTCAGTATTAAAGGCCAGATGAGTCTTAGCCCCTCCAGCAACAGTGCATTTTCAAGAACATCCTTATTAATTACTCACATGCCTAAAACAGAACAGTGCCAAAGGCCAGAACATGGTAACGAACGTgcagaaggaaaggaaaaaatagCAACTGGTAAATATGAAAAGAAAGAGAGCGAATCGGaaagtttttgcaataaaaaagaGGTGTTCGGGCAGTTTCTTCTGAAACCTGTTAATCGGCGACCCTGGGATGCAATAAGTGAGCTAGAAAGTTTGAACAAAGAGTTTCAAGACCAAGAGAACTGTTCTAATGATGGGGATAGAAGTTCATTAAAGGAGCAAACAAAAGAATCGAATATAGACATGGCTGCAATCAGGAGTGAAATGGTGGCTAACAAGCGGCATGTGATTGAGGTAGAAGAGGTTCCAGTGTTTGAACCTTCGCAGGTTAGATGTATGTCAGAAAGTTGGTACCCTGAAAAGTTAAAATGTGACAAGGTGAGGAGTGGTGCTGAGCTGCCAAAGTCTGCCCAAATGAAAGATGGCAAAAGTATACCTGAAAAGTTATCCGATGGATGCGtgaaaatagaaaaacaagtccAGAACAAAAGAATAGGAACAACCATAAATCTTCACACTGTTCATACCCCTAATGTGGACCAAAAAGACATAGCTGTGCAAATAAATCCCAGCAACATCCAGATAGACAAAGCCCCCCATGCCCCTGAGTCAAGTTGCAGAGTTTTCAGGCAAGTCAGATCTCAATTTGAGCATTCAGAGATCTCAGCCAAATGTAGTCAGGTTGAAGATAAAGCAATAAGAAAGCTCTCTCAGAACAACGGGAGTCCAGGGCTCTCGCTACCTGATCTAAACCAACATTTCATCACAGCAAACCATAATGGAGAGTTCCATGAGCCACAGAGCGATTCAGAAATTCCAGAAAATGAATCTCTACAAGAGAGAGCCACACGGATTTTGGGGATTGATGTAGCAGATGATTCACTTGTATCTACTGGGAGCTCTGAGGGACAAAGCCCCGAGAATCTTGCCTTTAGTGCTGTTGCACAAAATGAAGCAAAGTTGAAAGGAAATGTGTGTGAAATTAAACTTCCTGCCAAGGAGAGCCCAGAGGTCTGCAACAGTGTTCTTCAGCCTCATATGCATGTTAACAAAGATGTAGAAAACCTTGCACAAGTGCTGGACCAGCCCTTTATACATCAGCCGGTGTATTTGCCGAGTGAAGTTAGCGCCTTCCGTAACTGTGAAAAGAAAGTGCGAAATACTTCAAAGATGATTGAAACCTTACAGGGGAAGCTTGCTTCTACGCCTCCTCGGACTGCTGTGGACCGGCTGGCACGGATGAAAGAAGTTGACTCTGTGTCTCGCATGAGACGGCTGAGCATTAAGAGTACCGATTCGGGAGATGAAGTAGAGGACGACAAGCAATCGCACAGAGGTCAGGATTTAGGCTCACGCAAATTTTCTGCTGGTTCCATCTACAAAAGAGTCATATCCCTTGACGAAAGTTTGCTTATTACAACAAAAAGCAGAGAAAAGTTTGAACTTTCTTTTGCTG ACTCTTATGACCCAACCAGAGTGGAAAGAGTTTAA